The Pseudanabaena yagii GIHE-NHR1 genome segment TGCAATTTCTGTTAAAGAGAACTGTTGAAGCGTAGCCACTAACTTCTCACGGGCTGCCATCCCTGAAAGCTTCTTATCGATGCGATCGTAATGGGAGAAGAAATTCGTTTGCTTTTGCAAGTCGCTATACAAAACGCTCAAATCTTTGCCTGATTGGGCGATCGCTTCCAATACATATAGAGCCGAAAGCAAGGCATCACGTTCTGGAATGTGATTGCCATAGCCAACGCCGCCAGATTCTTCGCCACCTAATAGACAAGGGACTCCCGACAGCATTCTCTCAGCAATATATTTGTAGCCAACAGGAGTTTCGTAAACAGGCAAATCAAAGAGAGCCGCGACTTTAGGCATCAAATCGGAACCGCTAATGGTTTTAATCAATTCGCCTTTAAAGCCACGATTTTTGGCGAGATGTTCTAAGAGAATCGGAATCAGAATTTGCGAACTCAAGAAATTTCCTTCGCTATCAGTCGCCGCAATGCGATCGGCATCACCATCAAAGACAAAACCTACCAAAGTTTTTTCAGGTTGCTCATAATGATAGGTTTTAACCTGACGGAAGAGATCGGCGATATATTTTGGTAATGGCTCAGGTGCGCCACCACCAAAGAGGGGGTCACTATCACTATTGATTTCAATCAAATTAGTTTGGACATCGGCTGGCAATTCTAAAATTCTTGCTAAACCACTTGCGGCGGCTCCATGCATCACGTCTGCAAATACCGTCAACTTTCCCAGCGAAATCGCCTCTTTAATCGCCTCAATATTTACCTTTTCACGCAAGGCTTGGCAATAACTTTCCCATGCATCAAAAGTCTCAATTTTGCCCTTCTGAGGAGTTTCATAAACAAAGTCGCCACGTTCCAAAATTTCTTCAACCTTTGCCGTGATATCTGGCGAAACCGATCCACCAAATGCACCTTTGATTTTTAATCCTGAATAATTCGCTGGATTATGACTGGCGGTAATGACTAAAGCTCCTAAAGCCTTGCGATCATAAGCTGCCCAACTAAAAGCAGGAGTAGGCGCAAAATCATCGGCAAGAAGTACGTCAAATCCGATCGCAGCTACGACCTCGGCAGTACGTTTGGCAAAAGTATCAGACATGAATCGGCGATCGTACCCAACAATGATCGTATTGCTGCCTGATTCACCAAAGGTTTCACGCAAAATATGGGCGGCGATCGGGGCAACTGCTGCTAAGCGATCGAAGGTAAAGTCATCAGCAATGATACCTCTCCAACCGTCAGTGCCAAAGCGTATGGGGGGATACAATGGGAATTTGCCTTGCATAAGCCTTTTAAAATTTCTTCTAGCTAAAGTTTATCGTGAATTCCCATTAAGAACCCAGAATTTATGGCAATCCTAAATGTTTTGTAGAAGTGCACCCCAAAGGGGTGCGCTTCTACAAAAAACAAAAATCTACAAATGATTTAGGACTGCTATAAGAAAAAAGAGAGTAAAATTGTAGCTTGCCAAATTGATGAACAAGCTGACGGCGCTGTGCGATCTGTATGCAATCTGACTATTTAGAACGAATCCTCAAAGCTCGCGTGTATGATGTCGCGCAAGAATCTCCCTTAGAATATGCTCCCAATTTATCAGCAAGGTTAAATAATCGTCTGTTGCTAAAAAGAGAAGATATGCAATCAGTATTCTCTTTTAAATTGCGTGGTGCTTATAACAAGATGGCACAATTACCGCCCGATTTATTGGCTAATGGAGTGATTGCCGCTTCCGCAGGAAATCATGCACAGGGAGTTGCCCTCAGCGCTCGCGAACTTGGCACTAAAGCAATTATTGTCATGCCTGTGACTACACCACTAGTAAAAGTGAATGCGGTAAAAATGCGGGGTGGGGAAGTAGTCTTGCATGGTGATACCTACGATGATGCCTATGCCCATGCCCGTCAACTAGAAGCAGAAAAGCATTTAACCTTTATCCATCCCTTTGATGATCCTGATGTCATTGCAGGACAGGGAACGATTGGGATGGAGATTTTGCGCCAATGTCAGAAGCCAATTCATGCAATTTTTGTAGCGATCGGTGGTGGTGGCTTAATTTCAGGGGTGGCAGCCTATGTCAAACGCTTACGCCCTGAAATTAAAATTATTGGGGTAGAACCGAAAGATTCTGATGCGATGTCCCGATCGCTAGAGGCAGGACATCGAGTTCGCCTCGATCAAGTAGGACTATTCGCCGATGGTGTGGCAGTGCGTGAAGTTGGGCAAGAAACCTTTCGCCTTTGTCAGCAATATGTTGATGAGATTTTATTAGTCGATACGGATAACACCTGTGCTGCGATTAAGGATGTTTTTGAAGATACACGCTCGATTTTAGAACCTGCTGGCGCTTTAGCGATCGCTGGTGCAAAGGCTTATGTCGAACGTGAAGGAATCGAGGGGCAAACTCTCGTAGCGATCGCCTGTGGTGCAAACATGAACTTCGATCGTTTACGCTTTGTTGCGGAACGGGCGGAACTTGGTGAGCATCGAGAAGCCATTTTTGCGGTGACAATTCCTGAACAGGCAGGCAGCTTACGAAAGTTCTGTGGACTTTTAGGTAAGCGCAACTTAACCGAGTTTAGTTATCGCATCGCCGATCAAGAAATTGCCCATATTTTCACAGGTATTCAAATTGTCAATCGCGCTGATGCTGCCAATCTAGCTAAGAATTTTGCGGAAAATGGATTTACGGCAATTGAAATTACAGATGATGAATTAACGAAACTGCATTTGCGGCATATGGTCGGAGGGCGATCGCCTCTTGCCCATAATGAACTACTCTATCGCTTTGAGTTTCCTGAGCGTCCGGGAGCCTTAATGAAGTTTGTCGGCTCGATGAGTCCTCATTGGAATATTAGCTTGTTCCATTATCGAAATAATGGCGCTGACTACGGCAGAATCGTTGTGGGTGTGCAGGTTCCCCCTACAGAAATGCAAGAATGGCAAGCATTTCTCGATACCCTTGGCTATCGCTATTGGGATGAAAGCCAAAATCCTGTCTATAAGCTATTTTTAGGCTGAGTTTCATAAAAAAAGCACCACCTAAAGGTGGTGCTTTTTTTATTATGAAATACGCAATAGTTCCACATCAAAAATCAAGGTGGCATTAGGAGGAATAACTCCACCTGCTCCACGAGCGCCATAACCAAGGTCTGGAGGAATAATCAAGGTACGGCGATCGCCAACGCGCATATCTGCCAAACCTTCATCCCAGCCCTTAATTACCTGACCAACGCCAAGCTTGAAGGAAAAAGGACTATTGCGATCGCGAGAACTATCGAACTTAGTTCCATCTTCGAGCGTACCTGTGTAATGTACAACTTTGCGCCGTGCGAGGCATGGCATAAATAGCTATAAAAAAGAGAGAAATTTTTACGGTTCTAATCTAGTAGAAGAGCATTTTCAATCTTACATTCTGCTGATAGAGGAAGAAAAAATAATAAAGTGGCGAATTTTTAAGGTAAGTAATGCCCAACAAAAAGTATTAGAAATTAAAGATTGCAAAAGTAAAAACCTTATACTAAAATTCCCATAGGAATAGGATGGTAAAAAATAGCATTTAATAATTTTAGTAATCCGAAGGAGCACCTTTTTAACTTTGTTGGAAAGATAATTTCGTATGACTAATCAGCGATTTTATAGATATGTAGAGATGAAAATTTTTAATTTCTTATATCTATTACATCTGTTTATCTATTATCTCTATTTATAAGTACTGTCCTTTTTAAAGAACATACCCTAATTGTATGTCTTCTCATCAAGAATTTAGATCATTTTCAATACATTTATGAGGTATTTATGCCCGAGTATTATTTATTTTTTCTAGTTCGACACCAACATATGGGTGACCCATCAAGCATATGCTCTAAGCTTGATAAATCAAGTGATATTTTAAAGTGTCTTCCTGATGAATTATATTTCAACGCAGGCGAGCACTCAAGGGGGCATTACATGATGTCAGAACCTTTCGTTACTCCTGATCCTCAAGGGTTTGCTCAAGAATTTTCTCACAAACTAATTGCGCTTGCAGAGACTGACAAACAAGTGAAAAAGATACTGAGTTTTGAGGTAACAGGAATAGAACTACAACAGCGGTACAGCATGAACACTTGGAATATCTCATTTCCCAAATTTAGATTTGGATCGGAGGACTTTTGATTTGGATCGGAGGACTGATTATTTGCTTCGTGGGCGTACATGACAAAGCTTATACCGTTTCTCAATCTCAGTTTTTTTGCTCTCTTACTCGAAAGTTGCTAGTTCGAGATCACATACATCAAATTAAGATGATTAAAAAATTTGCAGCATAAATCCCTGCAATAATCAAAAAAGCACCACCTTTAGGTGGTGCTTTTTTGATTATGAAATACGTAATAGTTCCACATCAAAAATCAAGGTGGCATTAGGAGGAATAACTCCACCTGCGCCACGAGCGCCATAACCGAGATCGGGAGGAATAATCAAGGTGTAGCGATCGCCAACGCGCATATCTGCCAAACCTTCATCCCAGCCCTTAATTACCTGACCAACGCCAAGCTTGAAGGAAAAAGGACTATTGCGATCGCGAGAACTATCGAACTTAGTCCCGTATTAGAGAGAACCAGTGTAATGTACAACTTTGTGCCGTGCGAGGCATGGCATAAATAGCTATAAAAAAGAGAGAAATTTTTACGGTTCTAATCTAGTAGAAGAGCATTTTCAATCTTACATTCTGCTGATAGGCTGATAGAGGGAGAAAAAATAATAAAGTGGCGAATTTTTAAGATAAGTAATACCCAACAAAAAGTATTAGAAATTAAAGGTTGCAAAAGTAAAAACCCTATACTAAAATTCCCATAGGAATAGGATGGTAAAAAACAGCATTTAATGATTTTAGTAAGTTAAATTAGTACCTTTCTAACTTTGTTGGGAAGATAATTTCGTATGACTAATCAGCGATTTTATAGATATGTAGAGGTGAAAATTTTTAATTTCTTATATCTATTACATCTGTTTATCTATTATCTCTATTTATAAGTACTGTCCTTTTGAAAGAACATACCCTAATTGTATGTCTTCTCATCAAGAATTTAGATCATTTTCAATACATTTATGAGGTATTTATGGCCGAGTATT includes the following:
- a CDS encoding phosphoglucomutase/phosphomannomutase family protein, yielding MQGKFPLYPPIRFGTDGWRGIIADDFTFDRLAAVAPIAAHILRETFGESGSNTIIVGYDRRFMSDTFAKRTAEVVAAIGFDVLLADDFAPTPAFSWAAYDRKALGALVITASHNPANYSGLKIKGAFGGSVSPDITAKVEEILERGDFVYETPQKGKIETFDAWESYCQALREKVNIEAIKEAISLGKLTVFADVMHGAAASGLARILELPADVQTNLIEINSDSDPLFGGGAPEPLPKYIADLFRQVKTYHYEQPEKTLVGFVFDGDADRIAATDSEGNFLSSQILIPILLEHLAKNRGFKGELIKTISGSDLMPKVAALFDLPVYETPVGYKYIAERMLSGVPCLLGGEESGGVGYGNHIPERDALLSALYVLEAIAQSGKDLSVLYSDLQKQTNFFSHYDRIDKKLSGMAAREKLVATLQQFSLTEIAGRKVIDAQAPDGFKFRLEDGSWLLVRFSGTEPLLRLYCEAETPELVHKTLNWISNWAEQFN
- the ilvA gene encoding threonine ammonia-lyase, biosynthetic; the protein is MQSDYLERILKARVYDVAQESPLEYAPNLSARLNNRLLLKREDMQSVFSFKLRGAYNKMAQLPPDLLANGVIAASAGNHAQGVALSARELGTKAIIVMPVTTPLVKVNAVKMRGGEVVLHGDTYDDAYAHARQLEAEKHLTFIHPFDDPDVIAGQGTIGMEILRQCQKPIHAIFVAIGGGGLISGVAAYVKRLRPEIKIIGVEPKDSDAMSRSLEAGHRVRLDQVGLFADGVAVREVGQETFRLCQQYVDEILLVDTDNTCAAIKDVFEDTRSILEPAGALAIAGAKAYVEREGIEGQTLVAIACGANMNFDRLRFVAERAELGEHREAIFAVTIPEQAGSLRKFCGLLGKRNLTEFSYRIADQEIAHIFTGIQIVNRADAANLAKNFAENGFTAIEITDDELTKLHLRHMVGGRSPLAHNELLYRFEFPERPGALMKFVGSMSPHWNISLFHYRNNGADYGRIVVGVQVPPTEMQEWQAFLDTLGYRYWDESQNPVYKLFLG